Below is a genomic region from Effusibacillus lacus.
GTGTCATCCCAATTTTTCATAAAGACCCCGATGACATCGTACCCCTGCTGCTTCAAGAGAAGCGCCGTGACAGAAGAGTCGACGCCGCCTGACATTCCGCATATTACACGTGTTTCTTCCGGGGTCTTGGTCATACTCATCGCCTTCCTTGCATACACATCTTAGTCAGGCATTGAGACAAGCAATGCCTTCCATTAGTTATACCACAGATTCCAAAAAAATCCCCACTCAAATGGCGATGCCAAAATAATGCTGCAGGATGCGCCGTTTGTCCCCATCCGATTGGATTGGAACCCTGGTTTTCTCTTTCCCTTCAGTGATGATCAAATCATCCCCCGAATAAGTGACCCTTCCTGTAGGGGTGGACAAGGATGCCAGCTCCTTTTGCGTAAAACTGGACTGGGGAGAGGTTTGGTGGTACTCGCACATGTCGGCGAAATCCTCAAAGAGTCTGGGGACAGTGGTGAACCTGTATTCGGCCACCCATTCCCCTTCGATTTTCTTTTGGAACAGGTACCCATGGGGTACTGTAGAATCCAGTTGTATCCTATAGAGCCCGCTTACGTCTTCTACTTCTTCTCCCGTCATCGGCAGGGGGGTTCGCACGGAGTCGCCGAAACCCACATCCACCAAGTAATCCCTGTCCAAGTGAACAAGCAGGGCCAGATGGTCAAATGGCGGCCCATAGGTGCCGTCTTTCCGTTTGACTTCTCCGGAAACCATCGTAACATCGTACCCAAGTTCCCGAAGTGCATAATAAAGCAGGCCGTTCAGTTCGTAACAGAATCCGCCGCGCCGATTTCCGACCACTTTTTGAAAAATCCGGTCCGCATCCAGTGTAATTCGGATGCCCCGGTGGATGTCCAGATTTTCGAAGGGAACACTCAGCATGTGTTGGGATTGCAGGTGAGACAGAAAAGCCAAATCGGCACTTCCACGACCTTCAATGCCAATTCGGTTCAGATAGGCTTCCAGGTTCATTCCGCATCACCTACACCCATCTTACCTTAAACCCTTCTCATAAACTGTAAGATTCCGTACATTTGGATAGAAAGCCAAATAAAGAGACAAGCCTCTACTACCTGAGACTTATCTCTTTAATGGTTTCGATAATAAAACCGGCAGTCACTACTTGCTTTTGATTGGCGTTACCCGGTCCGACCGCGACAGTCAACGATTGGCAAACCGGGGAACCCGTTTCTCAATGAAGGCGTGGATCCCTTCGCGAGCGTCTTCCAGCTTAAAAATCTCTGCGAAATACTTGGCTTCTACGGCCATTCCTTCCAGTATGGGCAGATGAAGCCCCTCATCGACGCACTTCTTGATCCGGGTCAGGGCGGGCAGAGACATTCCCGCAATTTTGCCCGCCAGTTCCTTCGCGCTGGCCAGCGCTTGCCCCTGTGGGACCACCCGGTTGACCAGGCCGATTCGCAAAGCCTCTTCGGCCGTAATCGGTTCCCCGGTAAACATCATTTCTTTGGCTCTTGCTTCCCCGATCAACCGCGGCAAACGCTGCGTTCCCCCGCCTCCCGGGAAGATTCCCAACTTGATTTCCGGCAGCCCGATCAGCGCTTGCTCCTCCATGATACGGATGTCGCAGGCCAATGCCAGTTCACATCCACCACCCAGTGCCAACCCGTTGACTGCGGCAATCACCGGTTTGTCAATGGAGTCCAACAGATTAAACGGTCTGTGTATACGAAGGGCTTGCCGATACAGGTCCTCCTCATCCATCTCCATCATGGACGGGAATCCCTTGATGTCGGCTCCGGCTACAAAGGCCTTCTCACCCGCCCCGGTCACAATCACTACCGATATTTCCGGATCGGCGGCAACCTGGCGCAGCACTTCCTCCAGTTGCTCCATCACCTCAAAACTCAACACGTTGAGCGGAGGATTGTCAATGGTAATAATGACAAGTTTGTCTTCCCGCTCCCAATACACCAGACGTTTGTCCGTCAAGTTGATCCCTCCCTGGCCTCATTGTGAAACCGCATTCGAGAAAATGGTCCCCTTCAGCCCCTCACCGGCCGATAAAACGGGGAGCCCGCTTCTCAATGAAAGCCCGTGCTCCCTCCTGCAGGTCTTCGCTGAGGAAACTCACCACCCGCAGGGTATTCAGGTAATCCAGCCCCTTCAACAGGTCCATTTCTTCCGTGTTGTAGAACGCATCAAGTCCCAGCTGTATGGCAAGCGGACTGTAACCCGCAATTTTGCGGGCCAAATCCATCGCCTCCTCCTGCAGTCGATCAGCCGGGATCACTCGTTGCACCAGTCCGATTGCCTGCGCTTCCTGTGCACTGCAGAGGTCACCCGTCAGCATCATCTCCAACGTTTTCTTATGGCCAACCGCCCGCCGGATCCACGGTAGTATCACCATAGGGACGAGTCCTACCTTGATTTCCGTTGTGCCGAACTTGGCCTCTTCGGACGCCAGCGTGATGTGAGCCATGGCTGCCAAACCGCAGCCACCACCCAACGCATGCCCGTTGACGGCTGCGATGATCGGCTTGCGAACGGATGCGCCCAAGCGGAACAGTTCCGTGGTGGCTTTCCCCTCCCGGTGATGATCGGGGGCTGATTTTTGCCCCCCTTGCGAGAAGGCGGCCAAGTCTCCCCCTGCGGAAAAAGCGCTTCCCGCTCCGGTCAGGATCATTACCCGAACCGATTCGTCCCGGTCCGCATCCGAAATGGCACAGATCAATTCCTCCGCCAGAGCCGCACTAAGGGGATTGCGTCTTTCCGGGTCATTCAGCGTAATCTTCGCAATACCGTCCGATTTGTCATAAAGGATCTTTGTAAGATTCATCCCTGGACCCGCTTCCCTTTGCACAACCCGGCAAGCGCCTCATCGTATTCCCGTTGAAGGTCCGCCACCAGTTCAGCGACAGGCTGAACTTTCTTAACGGCCCCCACCCCCTGCCCGGCGGACCAGATGTCCTTCCAGGCCTTTACTTCCTTGTTTTCTATGAACTCAAGATCCACCGAATTCTTTGGTTTCAGGTTGTCCGGGTCCAACCCCGCTTTGCGAATGCTGGGCTTGAGCATATTGGCGTGCACTCCGGTAAAGGCATTGGTGTAGACCAGATCCTCCAGGGTTGCGTCAATCAGCATTTGCTTGTATTCATCACTGGCCATGCTTTCTTTGGTGGCGATAAAGCGGGTTCCCATGTATGCCAGGTCGGCCCCCAGGGCCTCGGCAGCCAGAATGGCACGTCCGCTGGAAATGTTTCCGGCCAGAATCAGGAGCCCGTCATAGAACTCGCGAACCGCTTCGACAAAGGCAAAACTGTTGATGGTTCCCGCGTGTCCGCCTGCCCCGGCGCATACCAGGATCAAACCGTCGACGCCCGCCTCGGCGGCTTTTCTCGCAAAAGGAAGCGATATCACATCGGAGAACACCAGTCCGCCATAGGCATGAACCACCTCCACAATCGGTTTGGGACTCCCGAGGGATGTAATGATGATGGGTGGCCGATGTTTGAGGACCAGGTTCATATCAGTCTCCAGCCGCTTGTTCGTCCTGTGGGCCACAATGTTCATGGCCCAGGGAGCCGTCTTTGCGTCCGGGTTGGCAGCCTGATGGGCTGCCAATTCCTCCTTGATGCGACCCATCCACTCGTCCTGGATTTCCGGTGTGCGGGCGTTTAAGGAGGGGAAGGAACCGATTATCCCCGCCTTGCAGCTTTCCATGACAAGCTCGGGTCCCGAGACCAGAAACATGGGGGCATTGATTACCGGCAGCGTTAACCGGCTGGATATCTGCAGCGGAAGTTTTTGCGTCATGCTGGAACACCCTCTTTTCCATTTTAGAAAATTACTGTTCAGTTTGATAGAAATTTGAGTATTG
It encodes:
- a CDS encoding arylamine N-acetyltransferase family protein, whose amino-acid sequence is MNLEAYLNRIGIEGRGSADLAFLSHLQSQHMLSVPFENLDIHRGIRITLDADRIFQKVVGNRRGGFCYELNGLLYYALRELGYDVTMVSGEVKRKDGTYGPPFDHLALLVHLDRDYLVDVGFGDSVRTPLPMTGEEVEDVSGLYRIQLDSTVPHGYLFQKKIEGEWVAEYRFTTVPRLFEDFADMCEYHQTSPQSSFTQKELASLSTPTGRVTYSGDDLIITEGKEKTRVPIQSDGDKRRILQHYFGIAI
- a CDS encoding enoyl-CoA hydratase/isomerase family protein, with protein sequence MTDKRLVYWEREDKLVIITIDNPPLNVLSFEVMEQLEEVLRQVAADPEISVVIVTGAGEKAFVAGADIKGFPSMMEMDEEDLYRQALRIHRPFNLLDSIDKPVIAAVNGLALGGGCELALACDIRIMEEQALIGLPEIKLGIFPGGGGTQRLPRLIGEARAKEMMFTGEPITAEEALRIGLVNRVVPQGQALASAKELAGKIAGMSLPALTRIKKCVDEGLHLPILEGMAVEAKYFAEIFKLEDAREGIHAFIEKRVPRFANR
- a CDS encoding enoyl-CoA hydratase/isomerase family protein, which codes for MNLTKILYDKSDGIAKITLNDPERRNPLSAALAEELICAISDADRDESVRVMILTGAGSAFSAGGDLAAFSQGGQKSAPDHHREGKATTELFRLGASVRKPIIAAVNGHALGGGCGLAAMAHITLASEEAKFGTTEIKVGLVPMVILPWIRRAVGHKKTLEMMLTGDLCSAQEAQAIGLVQRVIPADRLQEEAMDLARKIAGYSPLAIQLGLDAFYNTEEMDLLKGLDYLNTLRVVSFLSEDLQEGARAFIEKRAPRFIGR
- a CDS encoding NAD(P)H-dependent flavin oxidoreductase, with product MTQKLPLQISSRLTLPVINAPMFLVSGPELVMESCKAGIIGSFPSLNARTPEIQDEWMGRIKEELAAHQAANPDAKTAPWAMNIVAHRTNKRLETDMNLVLKHRPPIIITSLGSPKPIVEVVHAYGGLVFSDVISLPFARKAAEAGVDGLILVCAGAGGHAGTINSFAFVEAVREFYDGLLILAGNISSGRAILAAEALGADLAYMGTRFIATKESMASDEYKQMLIDATLEDLVYTNAFTGVHANMLKPSIRKAGLDPDNLKPKNSVDLEFIENKEVKAWKDIWSAGQGVGAVKKVQPVAELVADLQREYDEALAGLCKGKRVQG